The Humulus lupulus chromosome 4, drHumLupu1.1, whole genome shotgun sequence genome has a window encoding:
- the LOC133829474 gene encoding uncharacterized protein LOC133829474 translates to MDNQLQPIVEGPPPEMVDSNRYAHRSIETLVVVLAVITIVGVIAGIIARLCGGRHFGGNGEHDIEGWVERKCRSCIDGGVPPPPAAEESKPVAEEQKK, encoded by the coding sequence ATGGACAATCAGCTTCAACCAATAGTGGAAGGACCACCACCAGAAATGGTTGACTCAAATCGCTATGCTCATCGATCCATAGAGACACTGGTGGTGGTTTTAGCAGTGATAACCATTGTTGGTGTTATAGCTGGGATCATAGCTCGGCTATGCGGTGGACGACACTTTGGTGGCAATGGGGAGCATGACATAGAAGGATGGGTTGAGAGGAAGTGCCGGAGCTGCATTGATGGCGGAGTTCCACCACCTCCAGCTGCAGAAGAATCAAAACCAGTAGCAGAAGAGCAAAAGAAGTGA